The nucleotide window CGAAAACAGCCACTTCGAAAGCGGTCACTGGCGGAAAAGCTGGAGTTGTGAAAAAGCACCACACGCACCATCACAAGAAACAGATTAAAAATGCCACTTCGAAGGACAAACGGTAGGTAATTCCTCTTTGAATGCGTACGTGTACTTCCTCTTCCTGTGCGAGCAATTCCGGTGGGCAAGACTCCTGTCACTTGCCCACCATTTTTTTGTTATACCAGTTTGTAGTCAGTAGTCAGTAGTCAGTAGTCAGTAGTTTACTAATCCTAGTTCTTTGAATTACTTATACCATTTTGCAATGATCCCATCGTATTAGCAAAAGGCTAAATTATTGATAAAACTGTATTTCCCTCAGCCCTTAGCCCGATACCCTCAGCCCAAAATGGTATTAACCATTCGCTAACACAAGCAATTTATTCCAAAATAGTATTCTACCAATTTGCTATGAACCTCTCGTATGAGGAAACGGTCAAGTAATTCAATCAAGTAGAGTTAGTGAACTACTGACTACTGACTACTGACTGCTATAAGATCTTTATCAACTGGCTCTTGCGGGAGGAGTTCACGGGGGACCGTGATTCCAACAGAATGGGCCAGAATCAGGTGCAGTTGCCGGAGCCCTTCGGTCAACGCCGCCGGGCCCGGTTGCAGGATGTAGGCCGATTTTATTTCATAGATGTGTTTTTCACGCACGGCACTGATTGAGTCCCATCCGGTGCGATTTCGAATCCAGTTTTTCTTGAGCGACCGACCACACCAGGACCCGATAATCACCTGGGGATCAAGCGGGATAACCGTTTCCGGCGACAATATTCGGTCTTTGCCGGCTTTGCATTCCCGCAGGTGTGGAAAAATCGGGTCGCCTCCAGCAATCTCGATCAATTCCTCGACCCATCGAATGCCGGAAATCAACGGTTCGTACCATTCTTCAAACAACACTCGTGGCCGGTAGGGAAATCTGGTCGCAGATTGGCGGATGGCTTCCAGTTCCGCCTGATAGGTTTGAATGAGGGCCGAGGCTTTTTCAGTGCATCCGACGATTCTGCCAACCGTCAGAATCATTTCCAAAATCTCTGGGACACTCCGCTGATTAAAAGTAAATACGGTCACGCCCCGCTGGATCAATTCCCGGACAATATCGGCCTGCAAATCTGAAAAGGCAAACACCAGATCTGGGTTCAACGCCAGGATTTTGTCGAATTTCGCGTGGATATAGGCTGACACTTTGGGTTTTTTTCGGGCTTCGGGCGGGCGGACGGTGTAGCCGGAAATGCCCACGATTCGATCTTGTTGGCCAAGTAAATACAGGGTTTCCGTGGTTTCTTCGGT belongs to Acidobacteriota bacterium and includes:
- a CDS encoding cobalamin-binding protein, encoding MIESFPRRIICLTEETTETLYLLGQQDRIVGISGYTVRPPEARKKPKVSAYIHAKFDKILALNPDLVFAFSDLQADIVRELIQRGVTVFTFNQRSVPEILEMILTVGRIVGCTEKASALIQTYQAELEAIRQSATRFPYRPRVLFEEWYEPLISGIRWVEELIEIAGGDPIFPHLRECKAGKDRILSPETVIPLDPQVIIGSWCGRSLKKNWIRNRTGWDSISAVREKHIYEIKSAYILQPGPAALTEGLRQLHLILAHSVGITVPRELLPQEPVDKDLIAVSSQ